The genomic DNA NNNNNNNNNNNNNNNNNNNNNNNNNNNNNNNNNNNNNNNNNNNNNNNNNNNNNNNNNNNNNNNNNNNNNNNNNNNNNNNNNNNNNNNNNNNNNNNNNNNNNNNNNNNNNNNNNNNNNNNNNNNNNNNNNNNNNNNNNNNNNNNNNNNNNNNNNNNNNNNNNNNNNNNNNNNNNNNNNNNNNNNNNNNNNNNNNNNNNNNNNNNNNNNNNNNNNNNNNNNNNNNNNNNNNNNNNNNNNNNNNNNNNNNNNNNNNNNNNNNNNNNNNNNNNNNNNNNNNNNNNNNNNNNNNNNNNNNNNNNNNNNNNNNNNNNNNNNNNNNNNNNNNNNNNNNNNNNNNNNNNNNNNNNNNNNNNNNNNNNNNNNNNNNNNNNNNNNNNNNNNNNNNGGAACGCTTTACCACTGAGCATTCGGCAGATGTCCacactgtccatttttaaaacacttcttaaaacccatttttaccgcCAGGCTTTTGACACTGTATGAGACTCtgttctgctggtgtgttttattgttttatctttgtttttaatctttaatctggtttttatgtattttatgtaatttatttctatttttatctgtttttNNNNNNNNNNNNNNNNNNNNNNNNNNNNNNNNNNNNNNNNNNNNNNNNNNNNNNNNNNNNNNNNNNNNNNNNNNNNNNNNNNNNNNNNNNNNNNNNNNNNNNNNNNNNNNNNNNNNNNNNNNNNNNNNNNNNNNNNNNNNNNNNNNNNNNNNNNNNNNNNNNNNNNNNNNNNNNNNNNNNNNNNNNNNNNNNNNNNNNNNNNNNNNNNNNNNNNNNNNNNNNNNNNNNNNNNNNNNNNNNNNNNNNNNNNNNNNNNNNNNNNNNNNNNNNNNNNNNNNNNNNNNNNNNNNNNNNNNNNNNNNNNNNNNNNNNNNNNNNNNNNNNNNNNNNNNNNNNNNNNNNNNNNNNNNNNNNNNNNNNNNNNNNNNNNNNNNNNNNNNNNNNNNNNNNNNNNNNNNNNNNNNNNNNNNNNNNNNNNNNNNNNNNNNNNNNNNNNNNNNNNNNNNNNNNNNNNNNNNNNNNNNNNNNNNNNNNNNNNNNNNNNNNNNNNNNNNNNNNNNNNNNNNNNNNNNNNNNNNNNNNNNNNNNNNNNNNNNNNNNNNNNNNNNNNNNNNNNNNNNNNNNNNNNNNNNNNNNNNNNNNNNNNNNNNNNNNNNNNNNNNNNNNNNNNNNNNNNNNNNNNNNNNNNNNNNNNNNNNNNNNNNNNNNNNNNNNNNNNNNNNNNNNNNNNNNNNNNNNNNNNNNNNNNNNNNNNNNNNNNNNNNNNNNNNNNNNNNNNNNNNNNNNNNNNNNNNNNNNNNNNNNNNNNNNNNNNNNNNNNNNNNNNNNNNNNNNNNNNNNNNNNNNNNNNNNNNNNNNNNNNNNNNNNNNNNNNNNNNNNNNNNNNNNNNNNNNNNNNNNNNNNNNNNNNNNNNNNNNNNNNNNNNNNNNNNNNNNNNNNNNNNNNNNNNNNNNNNNNNNNNNNNNNNNNNNNNNNNNNNNNNNNNNNNNNNNNNNNNNNNNNNNNNNNNNNNNNNNNNNNNNNNNNNNNNNNNNNNNNNNNNNNNNNNNNNNNNNNNNNNNNNNNNNNNNNNNNNNNNNNNNNNNNNNNNNNNNNNNNNNNNNNNNNNNNNNNNNNNNNNNNNNNNNNNNNNNNNNNNNNNNNNNNNNNNNNNNNNNNNNNNNNNNNNNNNNNNNNNNNNNNNNNNNNNNNNNNNNNNNNNNNNNNNNNNNNNNNNNNNNNNNNNNNNNNNNNNNNNNNNNNNNNNNNNNNNNNNNNNNNNNNNNNNNNNNNNNNNNNNNNNNNNNNNNNNNNNNNNNNNNNNNNNNNNNNNNNNNNNNNNNNNNNNNNNNNNNNNNNNNNNNNNNNNNNNNNNNNNNNNNNNNNNNNNNNNNNNNNNNNNNNNNNNNNNNNNNNNNNNNNNNNNNNNNNNNNNNNNNNNNNNNNNNNNNNNNNNNNNNNNNNNNNNNNNNNNNNNNNNNNNNNNNNNNNNNNNNNNNNNNNNNNNNNNNNNNNNNNNNNNNNNNNNNNNNNNNNNNNNNNNNNNNNNNNNNNNNNNNNNNNNNNNNNNNNNNNNNNNNNNNNNNNNNNNNNNNNNNNNNNNNNNNNNNNNNNNNNNNNNNNNNNNNNNNNNNNNNNNNNNNNNNNNNNNNNNNNNNNNNNNNNNNNNNNNNNNNNNNNNNNNNNNNNNNNNNNNNNNNNNNNNNNNNNNNNNNNNNNNNNNNNNNNNNNNNNNNNNNNNNNNNNNNNNNNNNNNNNNNNNNNNNNNNNNNNNNNNNNNNNNNNNNNNNNNNNNNNNNNNNNNNNNNNNNNNNNNNNNNNNNNNNNNNNNNNNNNNNNNNNNNNNNNNNNNNNNNNNNNNNNNNNNNNNNNNNNNNNNNNNNNNNNNNNNNNNNNNNNNNNNNNNNNNNNNNNNNNNNNNNNNNNNNNNNNNNNNNNNNNNNNNNNNNNNNNNNNNNNNNNNNNNNNNNNNNNNNNNNNNNNNNNNNNNNNNNNNNNNNNNNNNNNNNNNNNNNNNNNNNNNNNNNNNNNNNNNNNNNNNNNNNNNNNNNNNNNNNNNNNNNNNNNNNNNNNNNAATATTATAGATTAATCAGCTTTTATTCACAACAAATCATGAAACaatcctttttaaaatgtcagaaaggaagttaaattattattgtttatgaataaaaatacataaaaaaacattaatacaaTCTACAAAATTGAAATGCTTCGATTCTGACTTAAAAATCAGAGATGGcacaaaataatgataaaataataaaccactGTAAACGCCtctcatatatacatatatatatatatatattttagaaaaaatgaactCTCCTAAAGCACAGATTTCATGTATCAAATGTATGAAGTCAGTGATGTTTTCACCTGTTTGAACATGGAGTTCATGTCCAGCTGTTGATTGTTTCTCAGTGACAGTATTCTTTGCTTCACAAGTGTAGGTTCCACTGTCAGAACTGTGTGCCTTTTCTTTGAGGAACTCAGCAGAACTTCCAATAATCTCTGATCCATTCAGTCTCCAGGTGAATGTAGCAGATGGAGTGGACTCAGCAGAACAGATCAACTTGATCTGATCGTTTTCATTTATCAGATCTTTACCTTCAATCTGAACATTTGCTGGTCcatctgaaaaacacattttgtagtCAAATTGTCAGaacaaacataaagaaaatgtattaatgtttcatttgtAGATTTGTTTCACGATATATTTTTACTTACAGTTAACAACAATGGTGAACTTGGCTTCAGAACTGCTGACAGGATTGCTGACCAGACAGACATATTCTCCACTGTTCTCCTTCTTCACAGCTTTGAAAGTTAAGACTGTGTTGTCTTCAGAAAGTGTCACGTTTTCAGACAAGTTCAGATCTGATCCGTCCTTCTTCCATGTTCTGCTGGGTGAAGATCCAGAGGCCTCACAGGTTAAGGTGACAGAGCTCCCCTCAATGAACTGTTCTGTTGATGCTTTGATGGAAACTCCGGAGATTTTTTCTGGTGATAAGAAAgtataatcattttaaaataataacaacacATACCCCAAACATCAGCACAAGTACAGGCTCAGACATGCAGAACTTTGTTAAACTACATTCATcagcataaatacataaaacagatataaataaGTCAATCagtaaaatcagcaaaaaacactaaaaaaacataaaccaacAATCAGTTACAGTTAAATTTTATCAGCTATTTAGCAGGTGAGTTGAAGTAAGAATGAAGCTGGTTGTGGCTCTCTTAGTTTTGAATAAAATGGACCTGAAGTAAGAGATGGTAATGTGTATGAAGAGTATGTGAGCTGTTGGTGGAGATCTGTGTTCCTTTCTTAAGGACTCTGTTATTGTAAATGAATATGAGTGACTCCTGCTGCTGTCAAATCATTGTACTGCTAATTTTAAAGATATTGTTGAGGGTATTATGATGCGTGAGACTGAGTGAACCAAACCAGGCTGTAATGTTAAATGTGAGGATAGATTGTAtgaaactttggtaaaaagacATGGAACCAGAAAGATCTCCTGAACATCCTGACCAAGAAGCTCCAGGACCATCAGGAATCTGAGGACCTCTCTCTGACATGAAAAGCATCATTTGCACATTTCCATGGACATCAGCCTGTTTTTGCTAAACCAGTAGATTCAGCTGATTTGAAATATGTTCTCTCTCATTTCTACAGGAGTGATGTTGTTCGCAGAGAGACATTTCAGATTAGTTCTAATTGTACTTCCCTCTGCAAAATTGATGGCAGAAGCTTTTAGCATCACCATCTTTAAAGAACTCTAGTGAATGGGGAAATATAAAGCAATTTTAGTTTGACAACTTTGCATAAAACAGGCATTTTTAGGACACAACACTGTAGCTGTTGCTGTAACTAATCAGACTAAATAGtgttgactgtttttttcttatccaGGAAAGATTTCATCCTGGTAGGTAAAAGAGTTTGTTTAAAAGTTCTGCTGTCCTTAACTATGAAAAACACCCTCTGTAACTGAACTCTCTTCAgtaaaactgacagaaaaaacgTTGAAACGTATCCACTTGTTGGTAATATATCATTGTTCAGGACTTTGTTCTTTCTTCACTTAAGTTAGAGATGTTAACATTTGTGGGTAAATACACAATATACAGTCTGTCTTTTAATCAAACCATGACTTTTGGTTTTAGAAAATAGAACCagttaaaatgattttcctTGTCCTGAATTGGATATTTTTATGCGTTGAAAATCTAGatttgttgaaaaatatttcattcaaTCCCATGTCAATGTATTGAGcagctttcatgtttttttttttctttcaatattagcttttttttcaattcaataatGTATTAAACAGGAAATGATTAGAACAATCGGGCCTGACTCAGTTTAAAACTGGTTTTCAGCAGTTTCCTGCTTTACAGAACATAAAACTCCAAACATAATACGCAGCAAGATAGACAGAAACAATCACACTCTAAGACAATACAGAAAATGAGGATGAAGAGGGGTCAACAGCCACATCAGTGGTTGCAACAGTATATGTCTTTtaaatagggctgggaatcgattaaaaaaataattaattaatcgaaAACATGGAAACAATTAATGGCAATTAATCGctgttgaaaatatttacaagattatgtttgtgtgtcttggAAAACTTTGTATGAAGGATGTCTGTGTGCACCGGGGTGTGTCCAGCAAGCTGGAATTTCTTTGTCTAAAGTTCTGTGCTCAAAAACAACTCCTTATATGGATTAGTTCCGTGACATCTCGTGCCATCTCCTGTAGAACTGACTTTCTTTGCTTAGCAACTCCCTAGCAACAGCTGACCTCATTGCTACGTTATGCCCATGTATGGAATTCCTATGTGTGTATCTATAAGAGTGCGTGTGTGTCTGGGATGTTTGTTGGCCTGGTTCATTGGACTTATAATATAGAAATCTTTCAGAGTCATTCTTGACAATCGCAATAGGttttagtctcagtatttgccgacaACTTATTTTCTGCGAATAATcccaatatgaaatcacacatgaaactctacatttagaacatttatttttaattactgctgttaTGATTCagtgatatttttctttgttgaattTGGTGTTGTTGCTTTGTGCTTCTACAGGGTGGCgtggggcaggaggcgtggctttcACTACCTGTTGTCCTTGCACACCTGCTTCCCATCTTTAATTTCTGCACCTATAAAAGCCTCTCCCTGTTCCTCCAACCTGCCAGGTTATTTACATTCAGTTTGACTCCTTCCTGGTTCCCAGTAAAGATTTCGTTGGCTTAGCTCCCTGCCTCCACTACCAGTCTTCATCCCTTCGTTTTTCTTCTTAGTGTGAGGCTAATAAACCTTCACTGCTATCCATCTCATCTGACTCCGCTCTGGGATCTGTCTACTCATCCCAACAACTGCTAtcaatcgattacaaaaaaaagtctgattaatcgcacttttgtgctatgattaatcatgattaattacaatgttttaccaggtaaaatgtatctgtacaatatggcactggaccacggatcaaatagtcttctttttgggaaaaagtgatctctaaacaacaaaaatagcaagaataaagtactaggaactgaatatgtatttcttttgtaagtaaattaaacataaaataaaattgtatgttCTTGTAGTAAACAAaattcacagtaaaaaaaactgtttaaacttaCGTAGAACAGAGATTGATAAAGATGGAGACATTTCATTTGTCAGAGTTTTGCTGTTGAAGGCCTGACAGCTGTAATCTCCTCTCTGACTGAACTGTATGTTCCTCAGTGTGAGTTCTGGTCCAGAATCAGGAAGTTTAGTCCCATTCACAAACCATGTAAACTGGGCAGAAGGTCTAGAATCAGCCGAGCAGCTCAGACTGATGTCTGACCCTTCCTCATAGAACTTTTGTGATGGAGATGCTGACATTTTGGTATTTTCTGGACCATCTGGGTGTACatagaaaagcaaataaaaaggaacatAATTTAGTTGTAAAACAGAAGTGTTTATTCTATAGTtcttaattttaagattttttggtcaaatattcattttttttccctaaaacttTCTTAACTAAATCCATAGATTGCTAATATTTTGGTTATACAATCGATaagcacaaaatatttttttttaagtaaaataaaccttttttctaCATGAACATCATATGAGAAactgaggatgaagatgaagaactCACAGCTGACTAAGATGTTGACTGGATCACTGATGCCTTCACTGACAGGATTAAACACTCGACATCTGTATGATTGTTCATCATAGCGAGTCACATCGACTACAGTCAGAGTGGAGCCTCCATCAGTGATCTGAACTCTGTCACTGGATGTAACCTCAGAGCTGCTGTTCATCCAGATGAAGGACAGCGAGGaaccagaggaggagcaggtcaGACTGAAAGAGCTGAACTCAACCAAGTCTGCACTCTGAGGAGTTACTGTTACAGAGGAGACTGGAACTgtgggagaaaataaaaatgtgtgcatgGGAGCTATCATAAGGAACAGGGATGATTCTTCATGTACGCACAAatctttacacacacacacttagaCAAACAAAGATATAGTTTGCCTGCAGTCTAGTGACCCCCACAGAGCCTGGATCCTGACAAGTCatcagtctgttgcaggaccacacaaCCCCACACAGACACACGCGAGACAACTTTGTGTCATCAATCAACCTgtgaagtatgtttttggactgcaGGAGGAgttcccagagaaaacccacacatgcacaaggagaacatgcaaaccaCACAGAAAGCTCCCAGCTGgtaaaagcaaaatgatttaatgtttgaatCAATGTGTGATTAAAGCGGCTGTTTACCGTATACGTCCAGTTTGGTTGTTCCTCCTCCATCAGGAAAAACATTAACACTATACTCTCCTGCATCATCCAGGGTCAGATCTTTGAGCTCCAGAGATGCTGTAGATGGAAAAAAGGTGATCCTGCCTTCATAGGCTGGGTTAGTTAAATTACCAGTCGTGGTGTGCTGCATTATTGTACTGACACCAAAACCCCAGGTCACTGCAGTAAATGGTCCGTCTGCTTCAGTCAGAAATGTTGTGAACATCACTGATCCTCCAACAGATCCATTCAAAGGACCATCTGGTAAAATCCCAGCTGCTTCagttaaacctaaaaataaagcAGTTCTTTCATtagagacaagaaaaaaaaaagatttcttgtTGATGTTTAAGAcacaaaactcattttaaagtgAATGTTTAAATACCTTTTAAGGCCACAGCAAggacaaatatttttagaatcGCCATAAATTAAATCCTGCTGGAGATCCAAATAACAACCAGATTGCCAGAGTTTCAACTCGTTATGATGCGAGTCTATTGCATACAATCAGCATTACTTGTACAGTAAGGACATCCCTCTGAGTCACTGTCCCACCTATAACAACAACCTCTCACATAGTGTTTATTTCTGCAGGTAAATGACTCCCTCCTGTGGTAAAGACATGcagctgtaaaaaataaatatataaataatatactgtaaaaaaaaatgtattgtgatGTGTGAATTTTCATAACTTCTGAAGTTAGATTTGTTGCTGTAAATCTCTCTACAGGTACACAACTTTTTTACAGACAGTCTTTACTTGAGCAACAAATCTAAGAATAAAATGGGACAAAACAATGGACATGATAATCTCAAAAAGACAGAATACGTGTTGTGATATCTACTGATGTCTACTTTCATGAGAGCTGTATCTGAACCTTTAGGAGGTTTATACAGGATAATACAATCAAAAGTCAATagtcaaaaataacaatttcagCTGTTCTCATTCCACAGTAGTGTATAATTCCTGGTTTCTCTGAGGACTGGAACAGAGTTTCCAAACAACTAAGAGTTGATCCCTGTTAAAATACTGCTTTAGGCTTTAtaacagtggttagcgctctcatCTCACACCAAGAAGGCTCTGGTACAAATTTAAGCtaggacttttctgtgtggagtttacatcTTCTCCTTGTGCATatttgggttttctctggggactttgattttctcccattttccaaaaacatattttatagatTAATTGGTGACTCGAAATTTCTCCTATTCGTGCATGTGAGTGTGGttgtgtggtcctgcaacagactggttatgcaacacattcttactcccGACTCGTCAGATTAACGCATCGCTAAAGGACCCTCGGCGTCAAAACTTGAAGCTTTGGCCTGGGGGTACCCTTCTCGTCAAAATGTGACCAGCTGGTTggtgtagttaccacaactctgcacatctcccttattcttaaaaatgacacatcacacttctcctccattcctcaggcatcttctcaccacctaagatcctctTGGGGTCCGGCGTTGCTCTGGGCGGTGCCAGCCTTTGCGGCGGGGTCTTGGGGGTGCGTGGGGGGTTGGGCCAGTTGGCCCTGTCTGCTAGGGGCGCTGTCCGTGTGGAGCGGAGGTCTCGTTAGGCACGGGACCGGGGGGGGGTCTTGGCGGGTTGTGGTCTCCACTGATACATTCGGTGGTGGCCGCGGCTGGTCCAGCTGCCTCGGTCCCGTTAGTGCCTGACCAGTGCACCCACAGGAGAGGTTCTTGGGGGCGGGAGCTGGGATCTGTCTCTGGGACTTGCCCCTTCTGGGACTTGCCCCTTAGACAtgtaggacccttggtgggggggtgcttggacatcactgccagcaaaaaGTTGATGTCCTCTCAGTGCCCCTCCCgcttgctcagctgttggacaatacaagtttttaaaaaaaaatgaaaaaaacacatttaaaaggtagtgtgtatatatatttaatacacTAATGAAATATTTCCATTATAGCActtaaaatatttcagctataaaaCACAGCAAAGCCAGAATGGTTTAAGTTCAGATGAATAATCAATGATCTACAAACTAGAGGGTGAACTTTTCCCTTTTAATCACGTACATACCAGGAAACAGTTCTTTTATTTGGCAGATTGTGCTCCGCTCTACACGCAAATAAAATGGAAGCAGCCTTTTACCTCTTCTTACTTGGAGCCATCACAGGTAAGTTTTTATCATTTGATCAGTTTGACGAAATACCACTCTATATATTTGCATTATTCAAAAGTTTTACAatttaataacagaaaatgcaattttctgaTTCCAGTTATCAGTCTATtcttctttcaaatgttttaatgtttcttttgaagagttttttctttcatttgacaGTCAACTAATTTGCATAAAACATGTTCCTTTTCTAATAGTTTAACTGACTTAATACATCTAGAGCTAATATTTTCAACCCAAAATATTCATATGAAAACATGCCAAACATATAAAAACTAGAGGCTAACGGACAAaactttgatttctaaaataaaaaaaagtttcatgaCAAACAcagaatttcttaaaaacatcttaaattaaatacccttttttccccttgaataattttaacttaaatacaAGTGTTTTGCAAATAACTGAGTCCgggtttttctaaatataaataggctaaatatttctaaattccCAAACAGATTCCTTTTATACTGTAATCTATATAATGAAATTGAGCTACAGAACTTAttcagattattattatttttttcatttataattaatagtaaaaacatgcaatataaacttgagttgtaaactcaaacatgatgtaaaaaaaaatgaaaagtgttaaaaaagaagaaaaacttatttcGTCTTccccttttaacaaatcaataaatcaatcaataaaaaagaaagatacacAAGCATTTAGCCGATTTAGTATACCACaagagaagaggaaagaaaaaaaaacaacattttataatTACAACATCAACCAGTGAGAAATGAACATCATACCTGGGGGATGAGTAATTGTCATTTGTATTAGATAGTCactgattatactgtttttaatgttttaaaacttgatactgttgttgaatttttaatttctatgctcaatttattccatttattaaCTCCATATACTGATACACATTGCTCTTTTAGCAGaattctgtgttttggtttaataaatattttatgtccttttagattaaatttgtttttcttttcatgtatcttttcattaaattaggagGAAGGCATTTTATATTTACTCTATACATACATGTAAAAATACCAAAGTTGATAAGATCATaaagttttaatagttttattattatatctaagaataacaccaaaaaatgtgaaaaataaaatctgctggAGAAATCAAAAGTCAGCTGGTAGAATGCAATGAAACAACTCAAACAGAAGCATCAGAaaagttttgaagatatttttcTCTCCAGGTTTCACAGAAGCAGCTGGAATTTTACCAGATGGTCCTTTGAATGCACCTGTGGGAGGATCTGTGATGTTCACAACATCTCTGACTGAAGCAGATGGACCATTTCTTGGAGTGACTTGGAGTTTTAATACCACATTTTTCATAATCAGCTACCAATCAGGTTCAAGCTTAATTCCTCCAGCCTATCAGGACAGGATCACCTTTTTTCCATCTACAGCATCTCTGGAGCTCAAATATCTGACCCTGGATGATGGAGGAGAGTACAGTGTTACTGTTTTTCCAGATAGAGGAGGAAGAATCAAGCTGGACATTTATggtaatgtaaatatttgatgcTGATTTTTATCTAAATACCTCTGTATAAATTATCAACAGATACAAAAATGGACATTAGacaacatgttttaaatttgttgttgCACAGTTATATAAGTTCTTCTTTCAACCTCTTTCTTTCTTGAGAATTTTGGAAgaatatttatataattaataTCAAATAACCATCTGATTTATTCACACAAACAACCTGTTGTCTGACAGCTCTAAACTCATCATCCTTCTATAAATTTAATCTCTGTTTTTCCTCTAGACATGTCCGAACtgtctcagtctggcctctctgactttatctctaAAACCTCTGACCTCTATTTTTgatttcctcccacagttccAATCTTCTCTGTAACAGTAACTCCTCAGAGTTCAGACTTGGTTGAGTTCAGCTCTTTCAGTCtgacctgctcctcctctggttCCTCGCTGTCCTTCATCTGGATGAACAGCAGCTCTGAGGTTACATCCAGTGACAGAGTTCAGATCACTGATGGAGGCTCCACTCTGACTGTAGTCGATGTGACTCGCTATGATGAACAATCATACAGGTGTCGAGTGTTTAATCCTGTCAGTGAAGGCATCAGTGATCCAGTCAACATCTTAGTCAGCTGTGAGTTCTTCACCTTCATCCTCAGTTTTTCATATGATGTCCATGCAGACAACCGgtctagtatttttttaaaagcagaagtcactctttattgtttttgatttaaacaaaaaaaatagcaatttgtggattttgcttttaaagtttgtgaacaattcatgcttttattagGTCTATTAACATTAACATGTTAATGCgcaaaattcatttaaaaaaatcaatgcgttaatatttattaatgcaaataaatCACACTTCCGTCTTCCGCTCTCCGTTGGGCGGTTCCACGGGTTCACAGCATGCCCTATTTTCTGACAAAGCACACTATTATCCTACTTACACCATGATCACAATAGATATTCAATTGATTTTTAGCACTTTATTCTAGTTATTTTGTTGGTTTATATCAATTTACCACAAAAAGCTGACTATTTTATTTGTAGTGCGCAGTGTCACAGTAACGTGACAGCAGCTGAGCAACTAAATTATGaccttttatttgcttttctttgtaCAACCAGATGGTCCAGAAAATACCAAAATGTCAGCGTCTCCATCACAAGAGTTCTATGAGGAAGGGTCAGACATCAGTCTGAGCTGCTCGGCTGATTCTAGACCTTCTGCCCAGTTTACATGGTTTGTGAATGGGACTAAACTTCCTGATTCTGGACCAGAACTCACACTGAGGAACATACAGTTCAGTCAGAGAGGAGATTACAGCTGTCAGGCCTTCAACAGCAGAACGCTGACAAATGAAACATCTCCATCTGTATCAATCTCCGTTCTACGTAagtttaaatgattatttttacgGTGACTTGCTTTTCTCACCCCATTAGTTTCATGTTTATAACATTTAAGTTGTGATTTCACTTATTTTGTCTTAGTGGATGATTTGTTCACAGACTAACGGTCCTCATGTTTCTTTATACTGTATACAGCAGAAATTCATTTTATATAGTGTTTGTAGATATATCTACAAACACCAGctttatataagaaaaaaaacagctttacaaATTTTTATCACCAGAGTGTCAACAGAACAGATCTCCGTCACAGTAACCCTTCTCTTTTCCCTTTCATCCTTATCTCCCATCTCTAAAATCAcactctcttcttcttctctttttttcccatccACTCCAACGAGCAATCcattcaaacaaacataaatatataaaaagtttaGCCTGAAATAGAGCTGGTAAAATTCAACAGAAAGTACTCGAACAAAGGTATCAGAGAAGTGTTTAAGATACTCT from Oryzias melastigma strain HK-1 linkage group LG16, ASM292280v2, whole genome shotgun sequence includes the following:
- the LOC112143804 gene encoding carcinoembryonic antigen-related cell adhesion molecule 1 isoform X1, coding for MAILKIFVLAVALKGLTEAAGILPDGPLNGSVGGSVMFTTFLTEADGPFTAVTWGFGVSTIMQHTTTGNLTNPAYEGRITFFPSTASLELKDLTLDDAGEYSVNVFPDGGGTTKLDVYVPVSSVTVTPQSADLVEFSSFSLTCSSSGSSLSFIWMNSSSEVTSSDRVQITDGGSTLTVVDVTRYDEQSYRCRVFNPVSEGISDPVNILVSYGPENTKMSASPSQKFYEEGSDISLSCSADSRPSAQFTWFVNGTKLPDSGPELTLRNIQFSQRGDYSCQAFNSKTLTNEMSPSLSISVLQKISGVSIKASTEQFIEGSSVTLTCEASGSSPSRTWKKDGSDLNLSENVTLSEDNTVLTFKAVKKENSGEYVCLVSNPVSSSEAKFTIVVNYGPANVQIEGKDLINENDQIKLICSAESTPSATFTWRLNGSEIIGSSAEFLKEKAHSSDSGTYTCEAKNTVTEKQSTAGHELHVQTVNSSGCSAGCIAGIVVGCLVVVAAASAGGFFVYKKR
- the LOC112143804 gene encoding carcinoembryonic antigen-related cell adhesion molecule 1 isoform X2; translated protein: MAILKIFVLAVALKGLTEAAGILPDGPLNGSVGGSVMFTTFLTEADGPFTAVTWGFGVSTIMQHTTTGNLTNPAYEGRITFFPSTASLELKDLTLDDAGEYSVNVFPDGGGTTKLDVYVPVSSVTVTPQSADLVEFSSFSLTCSSSGSSLSFIWMNSSSEVTSSDRVQITDGGSTLTVVDVTRYDEQSYRCRVFNPVSEGISDPVNILVSYGPENTKMSASPSQKFYEEGSDISLSCSADSRPSAQFTWFVNGTKLPDSGPELTLRNIQFSQRGDYSCQAFNSKTLTNEMSPSLSISVLQKISGVSIKASTEQFIEGSSVTLTCEASGSSPSRTWKKDGSDLNLSENVTLSEDNTVLTFKAVKKENSGEYVCLVRNPVSSSEAKFTIVVNYGPANVQIEGKDLINENDQIKLICSAESTPSATFSWRLNGSEIIGSSAEFLKENAQSSDSGTYTCEAEYCH
- the LOC118599827 gene encoding carcinoembryonic antigen-related cell adhesion molecule 5-like yields the protein MEAAFYLFLLGAITGFTEAAGILPDGPLNAPVGGSVMFTTSLTEADGPFLGVTWSFNTTFFIISYQSGSSLIPPAYQDRITFFPSTASLELKYLTLDDGGEYSVTVFPDRGGRIKLDIYVPIFSVTVTPQSSDLVEFSSFSLTCSSSGSSLSFIWMNSSSEVTSSDRVQITDGGSTLTVVDVTRYDEQSYRCRVFNPVSEGISDPVNILVSYGPENTKMSASPSQEFYEEGSDISLSCSADSRPSAQFTWFVNGTKLPDSGPELTLRNIQFSQRGDYSCQAFNSRTLTNETSPSVSISVLQKISGVSIKASTEQFIEGSSVTLTCEASGSSPSRTWKKDGSDLNLSEDVTLSEDNTVLTFKAVKKENSGEYVCLVSNPVSSSEAKFTIVVNYGPANVQIEGKDLINENDQIKLICSAESTPSATFTWRLNGSEITGSSAEFLKEKAQSSDSGTYTCEAKNIITEKQSTAEHELHVQPGEKMSSGTDEGK